A section of the Campylobacter lanienae NCTC 13004 genome encodes:
- the ilvD gene encoding dihydroxy-acid dehydratase, with amino-acid sequence MRSDNIKKGYTKTPHRSLLRATGLRDEDFDKPFIGVANSFIEIIPGHFFLDKYSKILKDEIRKNGCVPFEFNCIGVDDGIAMGHGGMLYSLPSREIIANSVETVMNAHCLDALVCMPNCDKIVPGMLMGALRVNVPTIFISGGPMAAGVGLRGEALDLNSAFEAVGAYETKQIDEKELKHIECNACPGGGSCSGMFTANSMNTLCEAMGVALEGNGTILALTKEREELIRKAAKRICQIALDERYKIRNIINTKSIHNAMVVDMAMGGSSNTILHMLAISREAGAPLDIAKLNDISRSVPHIAKIAPSLPSVHMEDIAKAGGLSAVINEIAKFDDKLLNLDALTISGESLGDRVKNAEILDQNIIHTVANAYSKVGGLAILFGNLAEQGCVIKTAGIVGSRQFSGKAICFNSQDEAIEGISSGKVKKGDVVVLRYEGPKGGPGMQEMLSPTSLIMGRGLGADVALITDGRFSGATRGLSIGHVSPEAAEGGMIGLLKDGDIIDIDVDKYSINVRLSDDEINARKKEWKYAGKKIDSRWLRQYQKLVTNASNGAILEA; translated from the coding sequence ATGAGAAGTGACAATATCAAAAAAGGCTATACCAAAACCCCACATAGATCGCTACTAAGGGCAACTGGTCTTAGAGATGAGGATTTTGATAAGCCTTTTATAGGCGTGGCAAATAGCTTTATAGAGATAATTCCAGGGCATTTTTTCTTAGATAAATACTCTAAAATCCTAAAAGATGAAATTCGCAAAAATGGCTGCGTGCCTTTTGAGTTTAACTGTATCGGCGTAGATGATGGTATCGCTATGGGGCATGGCGGTATGCTCTACTCTCTCCCAAGCCGTGAGATAATAGCAAATTCAGTTGAAACCGTGATGAATGCTCACTGCCTTGATGCGCTAGTTTGTATGCCAAACTGCGATAAAATCGTCCCTGGAATGCTCATGGGAGCTTTAAGAGTAAATGTCCCAACTATATTTATAAGCGGTGGGCCAATGGCTGCTGGAGTTGGGCTTAGGGGTGAGGCCTTGGATTTAAATTCAGCTTTTGAGGCTGTTGGGGCGTATGAAACAAAGCAAATAGATGAAAAAGAGCTTAAACATATAGAGTGTAACGCCTGTCCTGGTGGCGGTAGCTGTAGTGGAATGTTTACGGCCAATTCTATGAATACCCTTTGTGAAGCGATGGGCGTGGCCTTAGAAGGCAATGGAACTATCCTAGCTCTAACCAAAGAGCGTGAAGAGCTAATCAGAAAAGCTGCGAAAAGAATCTGCCAAATCGCCCTTGATGAGAGATATAAAATCAGAAATATCATAAATACCAAATCCATTCACAACGCAATGGTCGTAGATATGGCAATGGGCGGTAGCTCAAATACAATTTTACATATGCTAGCTATCAGCCGTGAAGCTGGTGCGCCACTAGATATAGCAAAACTAAATGACATTAGTCGCAGTGTCCCACATATAGCCAAAATCGCCCCGAGCCTACCTAGCGTGCATATGGAAGATATAGCCAAGGCCGGTGGGCTAAGTGCGGTTATAAATGAGATAGCTAAATTTGATGATAAATTGCTAAATTTAGATGCTCTTACTATAAGTGGTGAGAGCTTAGGCGATAGGGTCAAAAATGCTGAAATTTTGGATCAAAATATCATTCACACAGTAGCAAACGCCTACTCAAAAGTCGGCGGACTAGCTATTTTATTTGGTAATTTAGCCGAGCAAGGCTGCGTGATAAAAACTGCTGGTATAGTCGGTTCAAGACAATTTAGTGGCAAAGCGATCTGCTTTAACTCTCAAGATGAAGCCATAGAAGGCATCAGTAGTGGCAAGGTCAAAAAGGGCGATGTGGTTGTTTTAAGATACGAAGGGCCAAAAGGAGGTCCAGGAATGCAAGAGATGCTAAGCCCAACTAGCCTTATAATGGGGCGTGGGCTTGGGGCTGATGTAGCCTTAATCACTGATGGGAGATTTAGCGGTGCAACAAGAGGCCTAAGTATCGGCCATGTAAGCCCTGAAGCTGCTGAAGGCGGTATGATAGGACTCTTAAAAGATGGCGATATCATCGATATTGATGTAGATAAATACAGCATAAATGTTCGCTTAAGCGATGATGAGATTAACGCTAGAAAAAAAGAGTGGAAATACGCCGGCAAAAAGATAGATAGTCGCTGGCTAAGACAATACCAAAAGCTAGTTACCAACGCAAGCAATGGGGCGATTTTAGAAGCGTGA